The following nucleotide sequence is from Callithrix jacchus isolate 240 chromosome 12, calJac240_pri, whole genome shotgun sequence.
ACAGCAATTCACTAGAGTGCCTTCGAGAAATGGACCTCTTTTAAAGATCATttgctaaatataaaatatattcagaggaaAAGAGATCACAATATTACATGGTAGAGCCTCTATCATCAAGAGAAGTCATCAATTAAAGTGTCTGAGGAAAATGTTCCCAATGCACACCCAGTTTTTAAACATCGACAATTTTTACATACAATTAAAAACATGGAGCGGAGCGCATGGAGAGTCAAATACATCTTTTCCGTCTTATATACATTCTCAAAAAGGAATTGCTTAACCTTTGTAGATATTGCACTTTGACTCATTCATGTATAGCTCAAACTAGCATTTTTCAGAGCTacgtgtttaaaaaataaataaataaataaataaatattcagtatAGGTAGCCTTTGGTCAATGTCTATTCATAAGGAGGTGTGGTGTAATTGCATCATACACAGATTTAATGAACACATGTTCAATTATACGTGCTTGgcaaaaaagagacagagagaaatgcaATTTAAGGGATGTGAGGGAATCTGCTTACCACTCCACTCGATAAGCATACGCCCTGGGGAGCATGGGAGATGGAGATCTGTCCCTCAGTGAGACAACTTCCATGAACTCCTTTCAGTGGAAGCATCTTGATGCACCAGGGTGGTCCTAATGTTCTCAGATACATTAGAATCACACAGTATGGTCCCTAAATGAGAGCCAATTCTGCCTTGTCATCAAACAGAGAAACAGCAACCTCTTCCAATCTAGAGAAAAACTTAGCTGTGTTAGGTTTTGAAAGCAATGGAATGTAATCTCCAACATGGCTCTTTTTGGAGGATCTTTCACAAAGGTAATTTtggttctttaatattttatcttttgcatTGACTTTAGAATCTAATCCTTGGCTCTGATGATATTCTATTACAATACTTTAAAAGGGTTAGGAATTAGGATCATCAGGACTAATAGGACCTAAGATTATATTGAGTTAGTATTGAGAACACTGGCTGAAGTTTAGGGTTTGTGTTGCCCTGGGGCCTTTTCTTACCCCATTCATTTATTGCAAATTCCCTTAAAAAAGATAGACATGTCTTCCAATCTAGGGacaaaatgcagtaaaaaatccAGCCTGAGAAACTAAGGATTCCAGGTGGACCATCTGCTTTTTGTTTGGGCACCAAAAATATCATGCAATTTCAAATCATTTTGGCAGATTTCTTCCAAAACAGGGATGAATTCTAACACTGGGAATCTgagacagaataaaaaaaagtgaaataagagGAACATAGAAGGTAAtcgtgtgagagagagagagtgtgtgtgtgtgtgtgtgttgcacgCATAAGTAGCAATTTCCAGGGAAGCCTCCCCTAGAAATGTTTTTGCCTTGGACAGGCAAGGGTAGAATAAATAAACagttatattttatcattttgcaaAGGATCTGGGTTAAATAGCTTTACCAAGAACTGGCACCACCCTTTTGAGCCATGTGCGTCAAAGGGCAGGCGAGGCGTCAGCATGGGCACCTTTTGTGTCTGCATTTGTGGCGAAATGGCAATGCTAGCTGGGCTCTGAGGCAGAGCTGAGAACACCTCCTCTCATACCCGCAGAGCTGCAGTTCCTGACCCTTGAATATTAAATTCAGTTCGGAAGTCActtcaaataaaacaatttggTGAGGGCCTCAGCAAGCAAGGAGGCAGGGTTGGCAACTCAACACGTAAAAAGGCTTCTCTAGGAAGCTTGAGTGATACCATAACAAGAAGCAATTCTGAGTAACAAGATCATATGCAGCTGACACAGGGACGGGTTGAAACAATGGCAAGTGtgggcttatttttttgtttttctgggctCAAGAATTCCTCCTTTCCCCCTGCACACCAGGCAGGGTCTTTGTTTTGGAGGAGATAGAGAAAATCTATACATAGTGATAAACAGAAAACTTCCTCTTAGACCCCCAGGTTTGAGGTCATAGCTATGTGGGTTTGGAGATTTTCTGAAGAAGCTCTGGCCAGAGTTTGGATGGGATCCAATACTCTTCTATTCCCACAGTGTCATTCTGAAGCTAGGAGTGCCAGGACCACTTCAAGACCAGAACTCTCTCTAGGACAAAGGGCACCTTGAAAAAAATCCCATAACAGTTAGTATTGTTAGCTCCTGGGAACAGTACAGGGAAGTGATGAATGACCTCAGCTCTCAGAAGAAGAGTGCAGGCTCAGCTACGTGCTACTGGAGCTTGGTAAGTCACATAAATGAATGGCTCCCAGTGACTGTGGATGGTACCAGAGCAAAATCACAGACTATTTCTCTACTTTGTGTCCTAACTGGTCACAGGATGATAAAACAACCTCCAGTGGCATCTTCAAGCTGGTAGGAGCTTTTGCTTTCAATGTGACTTTGTGGAAATAATGCAGAAGTAAAAACAAGCTTCatgctctcctttcttctcttccatctCTTCTCATCTACCAGTCTGAGAATTGCTCAGTCTGCAGGAGACAGGAAATCAGATTAGCACTCTAAAGGAGAGCTGCTCAGCTGTAGGATGGGACACCCTCCCATCTGGAAATGTATTAGACAGAGGCAGTAGGTGCCACACCTATGGGATCACGGGGATACTTTTATAGGTTTTCCATTTTTGTCATACTGGTACACCAGCATCTTGATACAGTGTGAGTTTGCCGGCGAGATCCAGGGGCTACTTGTTATGGAAAAGTTATGATTGGTGTAGAACTGTACAGGTTGTTTCTGGCACTTGAAAAAGGCCTTGAGCGTGGCGGCTGCCATGGTGCGGAACCGCTTGCTGATGAAGCAGTAGAGGAAGAAGTTGATGGCTGTGTTCAGAAGGGCAAGCATGTTGGCAATGTCGGACATGATGTGCACCAGCCAGCGGTTCTGGATGGGCGCCCCATAGAGATGGTAAAGAATCATGATGATGCGGGGGGCCCAAAGTGTGGCAAAGATGGAGGTAATGGTGAACAAGATGGCAGTGGTCTTCCCTGTGGAGTAGCCACGGAGACGAAAATTGCTCTTTCTCCTGAGCTTGTACACAATGATTGAGTTCAAGATGAAGAAGATGGAGCAGGGCACCAGGTAGACGGTGAAGCAGTGGATCCAGATGAGGACGTGGTGCACAGAGGTGCTGATGTAGTCTTCAGTCCAGATGTTGGGCCACCAGTAGTAGGGGATGCTGGTCAGGAAGCAGGTGATATAAACACTTACAATGACTTTCCGGGTGCGGGCTGGGTATGAAACTGTGTGGTACTTGAGCGGGTGGCAGACGGCGATATACCTGTCAATGGTTAATGGAACAGTAATCCATATGGAGGTGTGGATGGATGAGAATTCCAGCACTTCTATGATCTTGTCGGGGATCTGAGGCATCTGCATGTTCAGGATGAAATCTTCCAACAGGAAGTCCACAAACACTATGAAAAAGAGGACCAAGATATCGGCAGCAGCGAGTGCCAAGAGATAGTTGTAGGAGGACTTCTGCCTTCTTGCCACCAGCTGGGAGAGGATGATCACTGTCAAGATATTTGCTGTGGAGAGAAGAAAAACTGGTTTACCTCTGAAGCAAAGATGACTTCGTTGGCTCTAATGGGGGCCCTAGGCATATGTTTATTGTGCGCTCCCATGGAAGTCAAAATGATTGAATCAATGCTTTTGAGGGACAACCTTGGCATTACAAATAGCACCTCATACGAACATGGGAATACTACTTTAAAGTTATGCTTACATTCTAACACAACCATCAGAGGTGGTGCCTCCATTCTCCTCGTCTTAGAAATGAAACCTGGGCTCTGAGAGCTCACACAGCCACGAGAGGTGGCATCGCCATTCTCCTCACACAGCCGCGAGAGGTGGCGCTGCCATTCTCCTCATTTTAGGAATGAAACGGGGGCTCTGAGAACTTAAGCAACTTGCTTAGAGCCACACAGTTAATAATTCATGGTGACAGAAACCACACCTTGATCCCCTGATCCCAAATCTTATGCCCTTTCTTTTGTTCAATTCCATGAAGAATATAGGGCCGAGGTAGCATTTCCTGCTATATGTGTTTAGGAAAGAAACGGGACTACAGAACCTCTTAAGAACCTCCTCAGAGCTTGGATTTTAGGGTCTTTCCTTTTTAAGTAGATTTAAAATTGAAAGTGCAGAGACGATCATGACCttcagattaattttaaaataaattacatttatttttggaatAGGTAATCTACATACATggtacataattaaaaataatagcggGGAAAAGTACATTTTCCTTTGATTCTTGTTTTCCAATTATCAAAGTTCTCCTCCTGCAGGGAAATCACACTTAATAAAAAAAGTATGCTTATATTTGTCTATGTAATATGCATGTATTAGGTTGATCCACCAACCTAATATATGGTTTTTGCATAAACAGcagcattgtattatttttcatggGGTCAGATTTGTTTTGGAAATACCTCTATATAATTTCTGATCAAATTGAAAAAAAGTCTTCCTGAATTAAGCATATTTAGAAAGTCATTAGGGACTCACTCCAAAATGATATTCcaatagataatatctagaattcattctgcacatttattttcattcattctcacAGTCAACCCTGAAATTTGAACACTGATGATGCTATTTTGCAAGCCAAATTCTCAGAAAGCTTATATTCCTTGTCTGAGGTCCAATGGCAGAGCTAGAACCAGATCTCTCTTtgaatctctctctgtccctctcagtctctctcccttccttggtagccatttaaaatattgtacaaTAGTTCACATGAAAAAGTGTCTTATAATAAACACACCTTCAAAATGTGGTGTACTCATCACTCAGATTTAACAAATTTTagcattttgccatatttgcttcaGCTGTCTTTAAGAAGTGACATTGTAGATACAGTCAAAGTCTCCTCTGCAGAAGCTCTGTTCCCAttcttttccatcttctttctttAGAGGCAACCACCATGCTGCAGGTGGCGTGCAGTGTCCAGTGCCATGTCTgcatactctttctttctttttcagag
It contains:
- the GPR139 gene encoding putative G-protein coupled receptor 139, with product MEHTHAHLAANSSLSWWSPGSACGLGFVPVVYYSLLLCLGLPANILTVIILSQLVARRQKSSYNYLLALAAADILVLFFIVFVDFLLEDFILNMQMPQIPDKIIEVLEFSSIHTSIWITVPLTIDRYIAVCHPLKYHTVSYPARTRKVIVSVYITCFLTSIPYYWWPNIWTEDYISTSVHHVLIWIHCFTVYLVPCSIFFILNSIIVYKLRRKSNFRLRGYSTGKTTAILFTITSIFATLWAPRIIMILYHLYGAPIQNRWLVHIMSDIANMLALLNTAINFFLYCFISKRFRTMAAATLKAFFKCQKQPVQFYTNHNFSITSSPWISPANSHCIKMLVYQYDKNGKPIKVSP